In Nostoc sp. GT001, a genomic segment contains:
- a CDS encoding CsbD family protein — MSIEDKAKAFAKNVEGKVQEAIGEVTGDPKDKAEGKAKQAEAQVRHTAENIKDEVKKTLE; from the coding sequence ATGAGTATCGAAGATAAAGCAAAAGCTTTTGCTAAAAACGTCGAAGGAAAAGTACAAGAGGCAATTGGCGAAGTAACTGGCGATCCTAAAGATAAAGCTGAAGGTAAAGCTAAACAAGCTGAAGCCCAAGTCCGTCATACCGCTGAGAATATTAAAGATGAAGTTAAAAAGACTTTAGAATAG
- a CDS encoding hybrid sensor histidine kinase/response regulator, whose protein sequence is MSLPKTVKKDKILVVDDVFDNLLVLEAVLEDEDYEISLVEDSKIALAMVEESPPDIILLDVMMPELDGYEFTRRIRQNQALPFIPILLLTAHYESSVVEGLDAGADDFIRKPFDPDELHARVRSLLRLKHSIDERDQMANLRADFVSRFTHDLRIPLVASNRVLKLLLEGRFCDVSPQLQEIIDTMIGSNQDLLEMVNTLLEVYRHEAGCKTLKISPCNIQELVSEVSQELTPLAEEKGLAVNIDRGETASTIMGDRLELRRVLTNLIGNAIKFTDKGSVDIHCYLTPVAVNIDIRDTGPGISKPDQAILFERFRQGKHQRSGSGLGLYLSRCIIEAHQGTIDVTSEPGKGSTFTIRLPLADEN, encoded by the coding sequence ATGTCTTTACCTAAAACTGTCAAAAAAGATAAAATTCTCGTTGTCGATGATGTTTTTGACAATCTACTCGTCTTAGAAGCTGTCCTAGAAGATGAGGACTATGAAATTAGCTTGGTAGAAGATAGTAAGATTGCTCTGGCTATGGTTGAAGAGTCACCGCCAGACATAATTCTCTTAGATGTGATGATGCCAGAGCTAGATGGCTATGAATTTACTCGACGCATCCGACAGAATCAGGCGTTGCCATTTATCCCGATTCTGCTGCTCACGGCTCACTATGAGTCTAGCGTTGTTGAGGGACTAGACGCTGGTGCAGATGACTTCATTCGCAAACCATTCGATCCTGATGAACTACATGCAAGGGTGCGATCGCTCCTGCGCCTCAAGCATAGTATCGACGAACGAGATCAGATGGCGAATCTCCGGGCAGATTTTGTCTCGCGTTTTACTCACGATTTACGTATACCCTTAGTAGCCTCCAACCGCGTATTAAAATTATTGCTGGAAGGCAGGTTTTGCGATGTTTCGCCACAATTGCAAGAGATAATTGATACCATGATTGGCAGCAATCAAGACCTGCTGGAAATGGTAAATACCTTGTTAGAAGTTTATCGTCATGAAGCGGGCTGTAAAACCTTAAAAATTTCTCCCTGCAATATTCAGGAATTAGTGAGTGAAGTTTCCCAAGAATTAACTCCTTTAGCTGAAGAAAAAGGATTAGCTGTAAACATCGATCGAGGTGAAACTGCAAGCACCATTATGGGCGATCGCTTAGAACTGCGGCGAGTTTTGACAAATCTCATCGGCAATGCTATCAAATTTACAGATAAAGGTTCTGTAGATATTCACTGCTATCTGACTCCGGTAGCTGTGAATATTGATATCCGAGATACAGGGCCAGGAATTTCTAAACCAGATCAGGCAATATTATTCGAGCGATTTCGTCAAGGGAAACACCAACGTTCTGGTAGTGGCTTGGGACTATATCTTTCTCGCTGTATTATCGAAGCACATCAAGGCACAATCGATGTGACATCTGAACCAGGCAAGGGTAGCACATTTACTATCCGTCTACCTTTAGCTGACGAAAACTAA
- a CDS encoding response regulator transcription factor produces MSEIKILVIEDHNLTRIGLRSALQTQPEFNIVGEAANAADGIKLLKTLKPDVATIDIGLPDMDGIELTRTFRQHQAENEDYTTKLLILTMQNSEQAVLAAFAAGADSYCMKDIETEKLIEAVQTTYAGSSWIDPAIADLVLQQIRQDFPDGNRGASGKRVLIEGIDADTEKSIVSYPLTHREMDVLELIVAGCDNAEIAKRLYLTVGTVKTHVRGILNKLCVADRTQAAVRALRAGLVP; encoded by the coding sequence ATGAGCGAAATCAAGATCCTTGTGATTGAAGATCACAACCTGACAAGAATCGGCTTGCGGTCTGCCTTACAAACTCAGCCAGAGTTCAACATTGTTGGTGAAGCAGCCAATGCAGCGGATGGTATCAAGCTTCTGAAAACTCTCAAGCCGGATGTTGCTACTATTGACATTGGTTTGCCTGACATGGATGGTATTGAGCTAACACGCACATTTAGGCAACATCAGGCAGAGAATGAAGACTACACAACAAAGCTGCTAATTTTAACGATGCAAAATAGCGAACAAGCAGTTTTAGCAGCATTTGCAGCAGGTGCAGATTCTTATTGCATGAAGGATATAGAAACAGAGAAACTAATAGAGGCTGTGCAAACGACTTATGCAGGTAGCTCATGGATCGATCCAGCGATCGCAGACCTTGTACTACAACAAATACGTCAAGATTTCCCCGATGGCAACAGAGGCGCATCTGGAAAAAGAGTCTTGATTGAAGGTATTGACGCAGATACTGAGAAAAGTATAGTCAGCTATCCTTTAACTCACAGAGAGATGGATGTTTTAGAGTTGATTGTCGCTGGCTGTGACAATGCAGAAATTGCCAAAAGGCTCTATTTAACAGTAGGTACTGTCAAAACTCATGTTCGAGGTATTCTTAATAAACTCTGTGTTGCTGACCGGACACAGGCTGCTGTCCGTGCTTTGCGGGCTGGATTAGTACCCTAA
- a CDS encoding NAD(P)H-quinone oxidoreductase subunit 4: MIADQFPWLTAIVLLPLIASLLIPVLPDKDGKRVRWYALGIGIADFALMCYAFWKHYDASSASFQMVESYAWMPQLGLNWAVSVDGLSAPLVLLAGFVTTLSMFSAWQVDHRPRLFYFLMLVLYSAQVGVFVAKDLLLFFIMWEVELIPVYLLVCIWGGQKRRYAAMKFLLYTAAASIFILVAALAMGLYGGGDMTFDITALASKEYPLGLQLLLYAGLLIAFGVKLAVFPMHTWLPDAHGEASSPVSMILAGVLLKMGGYGLIRLNLELLPDAHIYFAPVLAILGVVNIIYGALNSFAQTNMKRRLAYSSISHMGFVLLGIASFTDLGINGAMLQMISHGLIASVLFFLAGVTYDRTHTMVMKDMGGIGQAMPKVFALFTIGAMASLALPGMSGFAGELSVFVGMTSSDVYSSTFCTVTVFLAAVGVILTPIYLLSMLREVFYGKDAALLCDINNAGLENQEDEGTVCFGTDCLVPEDAVYEDARPREVFIAACFLLMIIGIGFYPKMAMQMYDVKTVAINANLRQSYAIVSQSNPQIYAKRLLVPQISEVETAPVLGTLK, translated from the coding sequence ATGATAGCGGATCAATTTCCCTGGCTTACCGCAATTGTCTTGCTGCCACTCATTGCTTCCCTGCTTATCCCTGTGCTGCCTGATAAAGATGGTAAGCGCGTTCGATGGTATGCATTAGGTATAGGTATTGCAGACTTTGCCTTGATGTGTTATGCCTTTTGGAAACATTATGATGCCAGCAGTGCTAGTTTTCAAATGGTGGAAAGTTATGCCTGGATGCCTCAGTTGGGTCTTAACTGGGCGGTATCAGTCGATGGACTATCAGCGCCACTTGTGCTGCTAGCAGGATTTGTCACCACACTCTCGATGTTTTCGGCTTGGCAAGTTGATCACCGCCCTCGCCTCTTCTATTTTTTGATGCTGGTGCTGTATTCTGCACAAGTAGGGGTGTTCGTTGCCAAAGACTTGCTGCTATTTTTCATTATGTGGGAAGTAGAGCTAATCCCCGTCTACCTACTAGTCTGCATTTGGGGTGGACAAAAGCGTCGTTATGCAGCTATGAAATTTTTGTTGTATACCGCAGCTGCTTCTATATTTATTTTAGTGGCAGCCCTGGCAATGGGGTTATATGGCGGCGGTGATATGACATTTGACATCACTGCCCTCGCCAGCAAAGAATATCCTCTTGGTCTACAACTGCTACTTTATGCAGGATTGTTGATTGCATTTGGTGTCAAGCTTGCTGTTTTCCCCATGCATACTTGGTTGCCTGATGCCCACGGCGAAGCATCCTCTCCTGTATCAATGATATTAGCTGGTGTGTTGCTGAAGATGGGCGGATATGGACTGATTCGCCTGAATCTGGAACTACTTCCCGATGCACACATTTATTTTGCGCCAGTTCTAGCCATTCTCGGTGTTGTCAACATTATCTATGGTGCATTAAACTCCTTTGCTCAGACCAATATGAAGCGGCGTTTAGCTTATTCGTCGATTTCTCACATGGGGTTTGTACTGCTGGGGATTGCGTCCTTCACTGATTTGGGAATCAACGGCGCGATGTTGCAGATGATTTCACACGGTTTAATTGCATCAGTGCTGTTTTTCTTAGCAGGTGTTACTTACGATCGCACCCACACAATGGTAATGAAAGATATGGGCGGTATTGGTCAAGCCATGCCCAAAGTCTTTGCCCTGTTTACCATCGGCGCGATGGCATCCTTGGCACTTCCTGGTATGAGCGGCTTTGCTGGCGAACTCTCGGTATTTGTTGGGATGACCAGCAGTGACGTTTACAGTTCGACTTTCTGCACCGTAACAGTTTTTCTCGCCGCAGTTGGAGTTATTCTCACACCGATTTATCTACTTTCTATGCTGCGAGAGGTGTTTTATGGTAAAGACGCAGCACTACTATGCGACATTAATAATGCAGGTTTGGAAAATCAAGAAGATGAGGGAACAGTTTGTTTTGGTACAGACTGTCTCGTGCCAGAAGATGCAGTCTACGAGGATGCTAGACCCCGTGAGGTATTTATCGCCGCCTGTTTTCTGCTAATGATTATTGGTATTGGTTTCTATCCTAAGATGGCGATGCAGATGTACGATGTGAAGACCGTTGCAATCAATGCTAATCTTCGCCAGTCTTATGCCATAGTCTCGCAAAGCAATCCCCAGATTTATGCTAAGAGACTCTTGGTTCCGCAAATTTCCGAGGTTGAGACAGCGCCCGTTTTGGGAACTTTGAAGTAA
- the thrB gene encoding homoserine kinase, with amino-acid sequence MSVVSTVTVTVPATTANLGPGFDCIGAALKLYNEFKFTRLEEGGLSIHVTGTEAERVQTDESNLLYQAFVKFYQHIEQTPPTVKIEIKLGVPLARGLGSSATAIVGGLVAANQLEGATLSQSQVMELAIAMEGHPDNVVPALLGGCRLAATSGAGWEICDVPWHKDVVPVVAIPNFELSTSEARGVLPTEVSRADAIFNTAHLGLLLRGLETGNGQWLKTALQDRLHQPYRKALIPGYDAVNIAAVSAGAYGMVISGAGPTLLALADKLHSKAVEAAMLAAWQEEGITAEVRSLSLDTQGAKSF; translated from the coding sequence ATGTCTGTTGTTTCTACCGTTACTGTTACCGTTCCCGCCACAACTGCGAATTTGGGGCCAGGTTTTGATTGCATTGGTGCAGCTTTAAAGCTGTACAACGAGTTTAAATTCACTCGCCTGGAAGAAGGTGGGTTAAGTATTCATGTCACTGGTACAGAAGCTGAACGAGTCCAAACTGATGAAAGCAATCTTCTCTATCAAGCGTTTGTCAAATTCTATCAACACATAGAGCAGACACCGCCGACTGTAAAAATAGAAATTAAGTTAGGTGTACCGTTGGCGCGGGGTTTGGGTAGTTCGGCGACAGCAATTGTTGGTGGGTTGGTTGCGGCTAATCAACTAGAAGGTGCAACTCTGTCTCAGTCGCAGGTGATGGAGTTAGCGATCGCAATGGAAGGACATCCTGATAATGTAGTTCCAGCTTTGTTGGGAGGATGTCGTCTTGCTGCTACCAGTGGCGCAGGTTGGGAAATTTGTGATGTTCCCTGGCATAAAGATGTTGTGCCAGTTGTGGCTATTCCTAATTTTGAACTTTCTACTTCCGAGGCGCGGGGCGTTCTGCCAACTGAGGTGAGTCGTGCTGATGCGATTTTCAATACGGCACATTTGGGCTTATTGTTGCGTGGCTTAGAAACTGGTAACGGACAATGGTTAAAGACAGCTTTGCAAGATAGATTGCATCAGCCCTATCGGAAAGCTTTGATTCCTGGTTATGATGCTGTCAACATCGCAGCAGTTAGTGCTGGTGCTTATGGTATGGTAATTAGTGGTGCGGGGCCGACACTGTTAGCTTTGGCGGATAAGTTACACTCAAAGGCTGTGGAGGCGGCGATGTTAGCTGCTTGGCAAGAAGAAGGAATTACAGCCGAGGTGCGATCGCTTTCTCTCGATACCCAAGGCGCAAAAAGCTTTTAA
- a CDS encoding universal stress protein — protein MFKKILVALDRSEIGQQVFEEALDLAKLTQASLMLLHVLSSEEEGSPYAPMLSNMDYYPGLTSQSFELYQQQWDTFKNLGIQMLQSFCAQANTAGVTTEFTQNVGNPGRIICDLAHSCNADLIVMGRRGHSRLMELFLGSVSNYVLHHAPCSVHVVHLSVTPKIDEVVKETTSAFSVN, from the coding sequence ATGTTTAAAAAGATTCTAGTTGCATTAGATCGCTCAGAAATAGGGCAACAGGTTTTTGAGGAAGCATTAGATTTAGCAAAGTTAACACAAGCTAGCTTAATGTTACTTCATGTTCTATCTTCCGAAGAAGAGGGTAGTCCTTATGCTCCTATGCTGTCTAATATGGACTACTATCCAGGATTGACCAGTCAAAGCTTTGAGTTATACCAACAACAGTGGGATACCTTTAAAAATCTAGGAATCCAGATGTTGCAATCTTTTTGTGCCCAAGCAAACACAGCAGGTGTGACTACGGAATTTACACAAAATGTTGGTAATCCTGGTCGCATTATTTGTGATTTAGCCCATAGTTGTAACGCTGACCTAATTGTTATGGGGCGTCGGGGTCATTCTCGGCTGATGGAACTATTTCTCGGTAGTGTGAGTAACTACGTTCTTCACCATGCTCCTTGTTCAGTGCATGTTGTGCATCTTTCAGTTACTCCTAAAATAGATGAAGTTGTCAAAGAAACTACAAGCGCTTTCAGCGTTAACTAA
- a CDS encoding DOPA 4,5-dioxygenase family protein — translation MEKDAIEIAGFHAHVYFDPASRDAAARVREGLGARFEVQLGRWFDKPIGPHPKAMYQVAFLPNQFEKVVPWLMLNREGLDILVHPETGDAVADHAVHSLWLGEKLDLNIEFLQQLSPT, via the coding sequence ATGGAAAAAGATGCTATCGAGATCGCTGGTTTTCATGCTCATGTTTACTTCGATCCTGCGAGTCGGGATGCAGCTGCGCGTGTACGTGAAGGATTAGGCGCTAGGTTTGAGGTGCAACTCGGACGCTGGTTTGACAAGCCCATCGGGCCCCATCCAAAAGCGATGTATCAAGTTGCTTTCTTACCGAATCAGTTTGAGAAAGTCGTTCCTTGGTTAATGCTCAATCGTGAGGGATTGGATATTCTCGTTCATCCTGAGACAGGGGATGCTGTGGCAGACCACGCAGTTCATTCTCTATGGTTAGGAGAAAAGCTAGATTTAAATATTGAGTTTCTTCAACAGCTTAGTCCGACTTGA
- the coaE gene encoding dephospho-CoA kinase (Dephospho-CoA kinase (CoaE) performs the final step in coenzyme A biosynthesis.), with product MTKRIIGLTGGIATGKTTVTNYLASTYNLPILDADIYAREAVSLGSPILGAIAQRYGEQILLPDGSLNRQKLGEIIFNRQDERKWIDNLIHPDVRDRFLKAIAQSSSKILVLVVPLLFEAGMTDLVTEIWVVRCSQEQQLQRLIQRNHLNTEQARARINSQLSIEEKIAHADVVLDNSSTLEVLLKQIDVALATTSSD from the coding sequence ATGACAAAACGCATAATCGGCTTAACTGGTGGTATCGCCACAGGCAAAACCACTGTCACTAATTATTTAGCTAGCACTTATAACCTGCCGATTTTGGATGCAGATATTTATGCTAGAGAAGCAGTATCTTTAGGTTCGCCTATTTTGGGTGCGATCGCTCAACGTTATGGCGAACAAATTTTACTACCAGATGGCAGCCTCAACCGCCAAAAGTTAGGCGAAATTATCTTTAATCGTCAAGATGAACGCAAATGGATAGACAATTTGATTCATCCTGATGTACGCGATCGCTTTCTCAAAGCAATTGCTCAGTCTTCGTCAAAAATACTGGTGTTAGTAGTGCCTCTATTATTTGAAGCTGGGATGACTGATTTGGTAACAGAAATCTGGGTAGTGCGTTGTTCTCAAGAGCAACAACTACAAAGATTGATACAACGAAACCATTTAAATACAGAACAGGCACGAGCCAGGATTAACAGCCAATTATCCATCGAAGAAAAAATAGCTCATGCCGATGTCGTTTTAGATAACTCTTCTACCCTAGAAGTACTACTGAAGCAGATAGATGTAGCTCTAGCCACTACAAGTAGTGACTAA
- the cobA gene encoding uroporphyrinogen-III C-methyltransferase yields the protein MTNDRGKVYLVGAGPGDVAYLTVKAYNLLAIAQVLVYDALVDAQLLQCVPDDCLKLDVGKRGGKPSTSQAQINKLLVKHCLQGKQVIRLKSGDPLIFGRCTSEIEALKASGCDFELVPGISSALAAPLLAGIPLTDPVLSRTFAVLTAHEPEVLEWEALSRLETLVILMGGRHLAEIIDRLVQHGRSHLTPIAIIRWAGTPDQQIWMAQLGNILEQTAGLSLSPAVIVIGEVVGLRKYLQPEKIDCQVSTTAKTFSPPAMSSNFPLSPLPLTGKMILVTRSVGQSSQFSDRLIASGATVIEMPTLEIGPPSNWEALDNAIANLSDFDWLIFTSTNGVDYFFERLIAQGKDSRALANIKIAVVGEKTAQSLKQRSLQADFIPPNFVADSLVENFPDKLDGKKVLFPRVESGGREVLVKELTLKGAKVIEVAAYQSCCPSSIPPAAKLALQNRKVDVITFASSKTVQFFSQLTNNIFSNNSDISQFLEGVCIASIGPQTSKTCHDLFGRVDVEAQEYTLDGLTQALIVWATNS from the coding sequence ATGACAAATGATAGAGGCAAAGTCTACCTCGTAGGTGCTGGGCCTGGAGATGTAGCATACTTGACAGTAAAAGCTTACAATCTTTTAGCTATTGCTCAGGTGTTAGTTTACGATGCTTTAGTAGATGCTCAATTATTGCAGTGCGTACCAGATGATTGTCTGAAATTGGATGTCGGTAAACGCGGTGGCAAACCCAGTACAAGCCAAGCACAGATTAATAAGTTACTAGTAAAACATTGTCTGCAAGGAAAACAAGTTATACGGCTCAAATCAGGAGATCCATTGATTTTTGGGCGTTGCACTTCCGAAATTGAAGCGTTGAAAGCATCCGGTTGTGATTTTGAACTAGTACCAGGAATTTCCTCAGCCCTTGCAGCACCTTTGTTGGCAGGAATTCCCCTAACAGATCCGGTGTTAAGCCGCACTTTTGCAGTGCTTACAGCTCATGAACCAGAGGTTTTAGAGTGGGAGGCGCTGTCACGCTTAGAGACACTGGTAATTTTAATGGGAGGGCGACATCTAGCAGAGATTATAGATCGACTGGTGCAGCATGGGCGATCGCACTTAACACCCATTGCCATCATCCGTTGGGCAGGAACTCCCGATCAACAAATTTGGATGGCGCAACTGGGCAATATTCTGGAACAAACCGCCGGATTATCCCTTTCTCCAGCGGTAATTGTGATTGGTGAAGTTGTTGGGCTACGCAAGTACTTACAACCTGAGAAAATAGATTGTCAGGTTTCGACTACAGCCAAAACTTTTAGCCCCCCTGCTATGTCAAGCAATTTTCCCCTATCTCCTCTTCCTCTTACTGGTAAAATGATCTTGGTTACACGTTCAGTTGGCCAATCGAGTCAATTTAGCGATCGCCTCATTGCATCAGGTGCAACCGTGATCGAAATGCCTACCTTAGAAATCGGCCCGCCCTCGAATTGGGAAGCTTTGGATAATGCGATCGCTAATTTATCTGACTTCGACTGGTTAATTTTCACTTCTACCAATGGCGTAGACTACTTTTTTGAAAGGCTAATTGCCCAAGGTAAAGATAGCCGTGCCTTAGCTAACATCAAAATTGCCGTCGTTGGTGAGAAAACAGCCCAAAGTCTAAAACAACGCTCTCTGCAAGCAGATTTTATTCCCCCTAACTTTGTTGCCGATTCTTTAGTGGAAAATTTCCCAGATAAATTAGATGGTAAAAAGGTGTTATTTCCCAGAGTTGAAAGCGGCGGTAGAGAAGTTTTAGTTAAGGAATTAACTCTCAAGGGAGCAAAGGTGATAGAAGTTGCGGCATATCAATCTTGTTGTCCTAGTAGTATTCCACCTGCGGCAAAGTTAGCTCTCCAAAACCGCAAGGTAGATGTGATTACCTTTGCCAGTTCTAAAACTGTACAATTTTTCTCTCAACTTACTAATAATATATTTTCCAACAACTCTGATATTAGCCAATTCTTAGAGGGAGTTTGTATTGCCTCTATCGGCCCTCAAACCTCTAAAACTTGCCATGATTTATTCGGACGCGTGGATGTAGAAGCCCAAGAATATACTTTAGATGGTTTAACCCAAGCACTGATCGTATGGGCGACAAATTCGTAG
- a CDS encoding tetratricopeptide repeat protein gives MLKNKNLLVAAIICLCLSNENTAFGKNVGVILAKIHNSTQSAVIRNKNAVANFEQGSNLYKQGDLKGAEAAFRKAIELEPNFAQAYIALGNTLDDRGKPQEAIAQYNKAISLDPQDSRAYFNLGLTLARLNQLEPAIAQYQKAISLEPKYAEAHYNLGNALYAQGKLKEAVTEYTAAIRLKPDYAPTYTRLGNALYDRGELAEAVIQYKKSISFDPNYADAHYYLGNALYAQGKPAEAIANYTEAIRLAPKNPAGYNALGNTLYAQGKLEEAIAHYKKAISFAPNYADAHYNLASAFYAQGKLTEAIVNYTEAIRLDPKHAQAYTGLGNAMDDRGKPQEAIAHYKKAISLVPNDAFTYYNLGVTLGRQQQPKEAIVNLKKARELFQAEKNKEMVEQVDRLIQKINTQTN, from the coding sequence ATGCTGAAAAACAAGAATCTACTCGTAGCAGCTATTATCTGCTTGTGTTTGAGTAATGAAAATACCGCCTTTGGTAAAAATGTTGGCGTTATCTTAGCAAAAATTCACAACTCTACTCAGTCCGCAGTCATTCGCAACAAAAACGCAGTTGCTAACTTCGAGCAAGGAAGCAATCTCTATAAACAGGGAGATTTAAAGGGAGCGGAGGCAGCTTTTCGGAAGGCAATTGAACTAGAACCCAATTTTGCACAAGCTTATATTGCCTTGGGAAATACTCTCGACGATCGCGGTAAACCACAAGAAGCGATCGCTCAATACAATAAAGCCATTAGTCTCGATCCTCAAGACTCTAGAGCATATTTTAATCTGGGTTTGACTTTAGCAAGACTGAATCAGTTAGAACCTGCGATCGCACAATATCAGAAAGCCATCAGCCTTGAACCTAAGTATGCTGAAGCTCACTATAACTTAGGAAACGCTCTCTACGCTCAAGGCAAGCTAAAAGAAGCAGTTACCGAATATACAGCAGCAATTCGCCTCAAACCAGATTATGCACCAACTTACACCCGTTTAGGAAATGCTCTGTACGATCGAGGTGAGTTAGCAGAAGCAGTTATCCAGTATAAAAAATCTATTAGCTTCGATCCTAACTATGCAGACGCTCACTATTACTTAGGAAACGCCTTGTACGCTCAAGGAAAGCCAGCAGAAGCAATCGCCAACTATACCGAAGCCATTCGCCTCGCCCCGAAAAATCCAGCAGGTTATAATGCCTTGGGAAATACTCTATACGCTCAAGGCAAACTAGAAGAAGCGATCGCACATTACAAAAAAGCCATCAGCTTCGCCCCTAACTATGCAGACGCTCATTATAATTTAGCAAGTGCTTTTTACGCTCAAGGCAAGCTCACAGAAGCAATCGTTAACTATACCGAAGCCATTCGTCTCGATCCCAAACACGCACAAGCTTACACCGGTTTGGGAAATGCGATGGACGATCGAGGTAAACCACAAGAAGCGATCGCACATTACAAAAAAGCCATTAGCCTTGTACCCAACGATGCATTCACTTATTATAATTTGGGAGTCACTTTGGGAAGACAACAACAGCCAAAAGAAGCGATCGTTAATCTCAAAAAAGCCAGAGAATTATTCCAAGCTGAGAAAAACAAGGAGATGGTTGAGCAAGTCGATCGGCTAATCCAAAAAATTAATACCCAGACGAATTGA